DNA from Triplophysa rosa linkage group LG12, Trosa_1v2, whole genome shotgun sequence:
GAGAAATCCCTGCCTGCTAAAGTGGAGCAAATCCTCCGAGTCGACATGTCCGCCCAGCAGAAACAGTTCTACAAGTAAGGACAGTTTCATCCAATTTCACGCTACTTTCCAAGTCTGCAGGCTCGTGCATTTGATAACGTAGCTCTTAAATGCCAAATTCATGATTGAGCCAAATCTAGATTCCAGATTTCAATTGGAATGCAGGTCTTTCATCATTGCTCCTGTGACATTTTTAAGGTGGATCCTAACAAGAAACTACAAAGCTTTGTCTAAGGGCACCCGGGGCAGCTCCTCTGGCTTTCTTAACATCGTGATGGAGCTGAAGAAATGCTGTAACCATGGTTTCCTCATCAAACACCCGGAGGACAGTGAGACTGAAACGGCACAAGAGCGGCTGCAGGTACAGCTGACTGAGATGTGTGGAAATTGGAAAACAGTGATTTGGTCTTTGTAGAACATTAGTTTCAAGGTGTTGGTTGGTGTATGTTCAGGCTGTGGTGCGTGGCAGTGGGAAGCTGGTTCTTCTGGATAAGCTGCTCACACGACTGAGGGAGAGAGGAAACCGTGTTCTCATCTTCTCGCAGATGGTCCGCATGTTGGACATACTTGCAGATTACCTGTCTTTCAAACGATATCAATTCCAGGTATGATCTAAGATAACCACTGTGCTGAAGGAATAGTGCTAATAGGTATAATGCAGAAAAATACaacttacttaaaaaaatttgAGTTACTTATTTGCAGGTTCTCTTTTGTTCTAGCTTTAGATCTGTGGTAAGTTTTTGAGGTGTAGCTTGTGTTCGAGCCGGCTGGTATTTGGCTCGGATGATTTAGGGAATCATGTGTCAGGTTTGCAGTTGGGATGCTCTGACAGCAAGTTCCTATTTTTATCCACCGGTTATTTTTTGATCGTTTGAACGTTCACACAGCTAGCGTCTCGatgttgttttggtgtgccaAAATATCTTCACTCGCACTTAAAGGAATATTGGTTTAAAGAGGGTTTTGGGATTTTGTGGAAGCTTTTCTAGCCGGAGGTGCCCTAGTTTGGTTGAGGTGCCAGGTTTGACATTCTTtaactgtgtctgtgtgttttttaatgttcagCGTTTGGACGGCTCTATCAAGGGAGAGATCAGAAAGCAAGCATTGGACCACTTTAATGCTGAAGGCTCTGAGGTAAGAAGCAATATGTGGCAtggctgtttgtttttatggGCAGAACTTCAATGTCCTGAGACATTTGTTTTGGTTGTGATGGTCCATCAACGCTTTACGTCAGAGCTCAGTTGAGCTCATTGCTGGGAATGCATGATCTGTGGGAAATGCAGGCCTAGAGCAATTTTTGGAGATAGGAGAGCGACAATGCCATTCAAATCTAAATTATTGCATTGGATTGGTACATAAAGGCAAATGTATGTTGCACATATAAAAGCAACCAATGTAGTACCTTAAAAATCAGCTCAAATCATGTTAAGCACTTAGTTACTGTCCTGTGGTTCTATACAGTTAATTTGAGCCTAATCagtgataaaaatgtaatcatCCAACTTAATTTCTCTGTTTTTTCCTCAGGACTTCTGTTTTCTGCTGTCCACACGTGCAGGAGGGCTTGGAATTAACCTGGCCTCTGCCGACACGGTGGTCATCTTTGACTCAGACTGGAATCCACAGAATGATCTTCAGGCCCAGGCCAGAGCCCACAGGATTGGCCAGAAAAAACAAGTATGTAAAACTTTTGATGTAATGTGTAACCACGCATTGGTAAGGATGAGATTTTTATAGTCGGTTTCTGGGGCAACAACATAGACAaagttatgtggcccaaacttaacttccggtagacctcaaCAAAAAATCTATAACTGTTCAGTAGTTTTAATTCAATTGAACACAATTCGtatacaaaaacatattaaataaattaatattaagtgCGTGCGTCTATGCATGCAATTCAATTTATGTACTTGATTACCTGCATAGGTGAATATCTATCGTCTGGTCACCAAAGGCACGGTGGAGGAGGACATTATAGAAAGGGCAAAAAAGAAGATGGTTCTTGACCATCTCGTCATTCAGAGAATGGACACCACTGGGCGAACCGTCCTGGATAACAACTCTGGAAATTCAAAGTGTGAACCTCAAAATTACACGGGGACAATATTGACCGGGAGGATACAAAAAGTGTTTACAACTCAAAATATAACAAGTAATGTGTATCTACTTGTTCACTTTTTCTAGCTCAAACCCCTTCAATAAAGAAGAGTTGACAGCAATCTTAAAGTTTGGAGCAGAGGATTTGTTCAAAGAAGCTGAGGGAGAGGAATCAGAACCACAGGTATGTACCATCATCAAAAACATAAGCTGGTTTAATCTCACATTTGTCATAGACATTGGAGAATTTTATATGTTGGGTAATGAGGCGACGTTCTGTTACAGGAAATGGACATCGATGAGATCTTGCGGCTTGCTGAAACAAGAGAGAGTGATCAGGGATTAGGGAGTGCCACAGATGAGCTTCTGTCACAGTTCAAGGTACTAAGGAGTTTATGGACAACAAATGCAAACACAGATGATGCTGAAACATCTAAAAACATTTGCAGTCAGTACTATCAgacaaaagttatttttacaatattgattacaaaattaaaacagTTGATATTGTCTGCgaactattttttttaataaaaagggtTAATATCATTAACCTCTCACTTTTTCCAGAGTTGACTGGTGCTGtacttgaaatattaaaaataagtgcGGGATTATTTCTATTCTAGGGTTTTGTTAATCGGCAAACCTTAAAATTCTCTCCTGGGCTTCTGATTGGTCTGAGCGTGAACTAGGTATGTTTTCTGGCAGGTAGCAAACTTCACCATGGATGAAAGCACTCCAGAGCTTGAGGAGAAGCCTGTGCGAGACTGGGATGACATCATTCCTGAAGACCAGCGAAAGAAGGTGGAGGAggaacagaaacagaaagagatggAAGACATCTACATGCTGCCCAGAAGTAGGAGCTCCAACAAAAGGGTGAGGAGGTGTTTCTAGAATAACCTGATGATCCACGTATTAGCGTCaccatatgtacagtacatacatgcAAGTCAGTGTACATTTACACATATGTCATTAATGTAAGTACATGAGAGGGCAGTGTGAAGGGCTCCCTGTGGCATTTCAACACTCGTCCTCTCTCCTTAAGCTGGATCTGTGATATGTTACGCAGACCGCAATGACTCATTAGATTTTATAGCCGAGTGCTGCATTCCCCCGGGATAGCAGAACATGTGCAAATATGTGGCATCGTAGCTTTTGGAAATGAGTCATTAAGTTTTACAGCGTGCTGGACTCCCCAGCGATAAGAATGTGTGCGTTAATAACCACATGCTCATTActcttgttttgatttttttgcttaGATGTTTTAGCGCAAAATATTGAGTTAAATCACTTTTTTAATATTGCTTTTGTTTGGTTAAGGGCATAAAACCAACAGATACAAGTACAGTACAGCCTGCAAAGCTACATGAAAACATGGTGATTGGGTTTGTTAAAACagtttaatgatgtttttagGCACAAGCTAATGACAGTGACAGTGATGTGGGATCAAAACTGAAGCAGAGAACCTCAGGCTCTGACAGCGAATCAGATGACAGCGGGGATGACAAACGGCCCAAGCGAAGAGGCAGGCCGAGAGCTCGCAAAAACAACGTCGAGGGATTTACAGACGCTGAGATCCGCAGGTAAGAGAACAGAACATCCAGTTTCTTATTAAAGTGAGACATTTAAACTGTTTAAGCACttaattgtttgtttgctttcagGTTCATAAAGGCATATAAGAAATTTGGAGCACCGCTTGAGAAGTAAGAAATACACCAGTTTGTTACGAAGAACAATAAATTTAGATGTTTTGTGTTGTAattcaaaaatattccttttcTACTTATTTACCAAGATTTACGGGGAATAACAACTGGTATTATTGTAATGTTTATCACACAAAGGTTTTTATGGCTTTCGAAAGCTTGGAACATGGGCTTATACTTTTAATTAATGATCTTCATGTGTTTTGACCCTCTTAGTTTTATGACGTATCTTTATTTTCATGTGGTGTAAAAAGCAATACTCTAACCGGTCACGGCTGGTTTTCTTCAGGTTGGAGGCGATTGCCCGTGACTCTGAGCTGGTAGATAAATCTATAGCAGACCTGAAGCGATTGGGAGAACTGCTGCACAACAGCTGTGTGACTGCAGTACAAGAGCACGAGGAACACATGAAGGAAAACCCTGTGGAAGGTCTGTCAATGTTACCAAATTGaagtaaaataatattagaTGACACATTCTCTTAATGTATGTAATACTTTTATTGAAGCTAAAGGACCTGGGAAAAGAAGAGGCATCAACATCAAGATCTCAGGGGTTCAGGTCAATGCAAAGTCCATTATCCAGCATGAAGAAGATTTAGAGCCACTCCATAAATCTGTGCCTTCAAATCCTGCGGAAAGGAGCAAGTAAGCCCGGATCACAAATGTCAAGGCTGTATTATAGTGATCTTTGTTTATTGTAGGACGTTATTCAGTAGTTGTATATTACTTGACTGCAGTGTGGAATACTCATTGGTCATTGGAGTGAGATTTACAACCCTCTTGAATTTGATTGGATGGTTCTCATAAAGCTGAGCAATGGTtatgaatgactttcttcttttttaatGGCCAGATTTCAGCTGACCTGTCGAGTGAAAACACCCCATTTTGATGTAGACTGGGATATTAATGATGACACTCAGCTGTTATTGGGCATCTTCGAGCACGGCTACAGCAACTGGGACCTGATTAAGACCGACCCTGATCTCAAACTCTCAGAGAAGGTACAGAGTCAGTTTTTTGCCAATGAATGTTTCAAAAATTCCTGGGAGGTAAAAAATAGAGATCTCTGATGCTCAGGTTGGCCGTGTAATTGACGTTAAGTACTTTCTTGTTGTCCGTATTTGTAGATTCTACCAGATGACCCTAACAAGAAACCTCAGGCAAAGCAGTTACAGATGCGAGCGGACTACTTGCTCAAGATGCTGAAGAAAGAACAGGAAAACCAAGATACAGCAAAAGCAGGAGATGAGGTGATCATAAGCAATCTACAACCAAgcatgcacgctcattcacaattagcataatccccgccaATCTgttaaactgtgtccaccaaagcgtttttagccagctaaaataTTAATACCTgatgctcttctgaaaacgaccagctggAGGAGCCTGAGAGCGCTTTGGAGGCACCGCGCTTTATTCCGGACAtgcgttggttgctgtgatttagaatatccgcaacagttagccttcttgttactagtatcttatttagaagaatattacttaatatgaaaatgctgttaccattaatattaacttctccgTTGTTGTGCATAATGGTTTGTCAAggtagtgtttgtcccgcctcttcttcactgtgattggacggctgtgtaaaaacggacagtgacgagctctgcgttttacccaaagttaaaaagtaaaaaatgtttaaagactgggcaaaagaactcgtgaaatatcattatgatacatagtgcatcaaaatgcagtgtcatcagtttgtctaaaataataCAGAACGCTACATGCGGTTTTACGcactatttacacgtggtatggagcaggtgtacatttctttcataccaactaacattttgaaaatacaaacattttcatgaatcccaAAATTTATGTTGGAATgactttacgaacgatttacacaaaaatttgttctgctcgtgtttcatgaatgagacccaatgtACATTGATCATCAGTCTGAGGGGTTTGTGGGGTTTAGTGTATTCCTCCTgaatattttttcatataattTCCAACAACTATTTAACCAACTAGTTTTGGACCTCAAAGAATAAATTGCAGACTAAAATGATTGAAGATTAAACTATGTCCTTCCACTTACCAGACCAAAGCCAAAAAGAGGAAACCTCGAACGAAAAAAAAGGCCCCAAACAACGAGCTGGCTAATGAGATTTCCTCTCCTCGTCTCTCTGACAACCCATCAGAGGAGGGAGAAGTGAAGGTATGTTATTTTCAGTGCACCACATCTCATACTGTCTAACACTATAGACTCAACAACATAAGGAATCTAAATAAACAGCCCTAACCGCTTAGACTGCATTTTTAcaattctctctttttttccagGACGACGGAGCAGAAAAATCACCCACAaagaagaaacagaaaaaggataacaaagagaacaaagaaaaaacaggaaCTCCTAAAAAAGAAAAGGAGGGGGAGAAGGACAAAAAGCGCTGCAAGTCCAAAAAAGAGAAGGTATTTCAGATGCTGCCATTGAGTCTTTAGTATTATGTTTCTCTACAGAGTGTTTCCTTTAGACACCTGGGCTTAAGTGCTATATTTCACTACCATACTAGGCTCAATGGTTGTGAGTTGATTTAACAAACCAAAAGTTTAATTATACTATTATAACTTAATTGTCTACGTTCCCAATATAATAatttctctttaaaaaaaacaattaagttTAGGCTGTATTCAGGCTGTATTGCATTTTGTGCATGAgataaaatgcattattaaaaGGTACCACTAGGTTGCAGTATGTATACATCAAATGCATCAGTTTGGGCTCACTGTGGAATAAATATATAGTATGTTTGGTTAAACATCTAATGTGCCTAAGACTTTTGCAAAGACATAACAGCAGGCAGAAAAACTAAGACTATACAAcagccttaaagggataaaaactgtcaacatttactcaccctcgagttgttccaaatttgtatacatgtatttgttctgatgaacaaagagaaagatatttggaagaatgcttgtaaccaaacagttcttggtcatcATTGACtgccgtagtaggaaaaattagacagtggttgtcaaaagtgcccctgtTTGCGTttgtacattcttcaaaatatcttattttgtgctcaacagaacaacgaaatgtataaagccatttttcctactatggtagtcaatggtggccaagaactgttttggtTCATCATtgcgtgttcatcagaacaaagaaatttctacagatttggaacaacttgaggataagtaaatgaagacagaattttcatttttgggtgaactgttcctttaagtgtgtTTGAATCCAGGTTCTGTAAACCTGAATACCAGTATAAAGAGGTAAAATAAAACCATATATTATCTGTGAATGAGATTGTGTCTTTCATCTGCTCAACTTCTCAAATTTTCAGGCCAAACCAGGAGGCAAAGGGAAGAAGGCTCAGGGTCCAGTGCACATCACTGCTGGAAGTGAGCCGATACCAATTGGAGAGGAAGATGATGAGTTGGATCAGGAGACATTCAGTATTGTGAGTGTTAAATTCTCATTTTGTGTCTGATATTTTGTCATTCTTTTAAAAGACATCTTACTAGTATGTACAAACTACTGTGTGATTAATATTTGCTTTTGATGTTTTAGTGTAAGGAGAGGATGAGGCCAGTGAAGAAAGCTCTGAAGCAGTTGGATAAACCAGATGAGGGTCTGTCAGTACAAGAACAGCTGCAGCACACTCGTACCTGCCTGCTGAAGATCGGAGACCGCATCACTGAGTGCCTCAAATCATACAGCGACCCCGAGCACGTCAAGACGTGGCGCAGGTAtctcacacacaagcacactaAACATCAACCGTCATCCTTCCATCGCTTTATATCGATGCTGAACTCTGAGAAGAAAAACATTAACTGACATTTTTTCCTTCAGAAACCTCTGGATTTTCGTGTCCAAATTTACTGAGTTTGGGGCTCGGAAGCTGCATAAGCTGTATAAGATGGCTCAAAAGAAGCGCTCGCAAGAGGAAGAGGTAAGCTCAGCTTAAAGGCTAAAAGGTTTATTCAGATACACTTCTTTTTATccaccatttactcactctgTTCTCATGCTTCATACAGAAGGATCAAAAGAAAAAGGACGGTCCTGCCAAGAAGAAGCCCTTTCGACCTGAGCCATCAGGGTCAAGCCGGGATTCAACAGGCACTCACCCTTCAGCCAATCACCCGCCTGGACCTCCTCCCCCTCATGTCCATCACAGAGAGCCATACAACCAATCTAATAAAAGGCCTTTCCCTAATGATGGTGAGCTGCAGAACTATCAGACCTCGATTGGTTCAAATACAGTTTGATGTTGGAATCAAATTATGTAAATGCCATTTTTGTGACTTCTCATGTGGTGCTTGTACATCTTTTGGCAGACAGGGGAGATTGGCAAAGGGACCGTAAATATGGCTACCCAGGTAACAGCAGTCAACCCTGGCAAGGGGATCGGCATCACCCGTACGACACTCACAGGTACAGGGACCATTATGGCGATCGCCGGCCTCACAATGATTACCGTAGCTCAGGGAGCTACCGTAACAGTGGTTCACCTCGCAAGCGTCCCTATGACCAATATGGTAATGACAGAGATCATCGGGGCCACAGAGACTATTATGACAGGTGAGCATTGTTGTTCTTTAGACCGTCTTgaaacaaaagggtgagtaataaTTGCATGACCACTAAGATATAGCTGTTTTGCTCTCAGACATCCAGACCCCAAGAGGAGGCGCTCGGATGAATACCGTTCCCCGAATTACCATCAAGGGGGAGGAGGGCATCCACAAGACTTCAGGAGGTTGCCTGATCACAGGGGACCGATTGGGAATCACGGCCCTGTGGGGCCCGATCACTACCGCCCTTTTCACCCAGACAAACCCCCACCCCTGATTGATCCTCGTTCCCCTCAAGCCCAAAAATCCCCTCTCGAACCAATTTCACCTGCAGAAAGAACTGGAGAGCAGAAATCTGTGACGGACTTCAACTGGAACAGCAGGAAAACGTGAATATTAAAGTAAATATTTGGCCAGAGCAGAGACCGCTGGTGCTGCCACTTGGCAGAAAGGCCATTGTCTGTGCCACCCAGTAAATGGAGGAGACATAACCAGGTCCAAATTTTGGAGCTCTTCCTATCAACTGTCTTTGACTGTCTTCTAGGTTTCAGCGACCAGGTTAGGTCTGCCATTTTCTTGACTGTGGATAATGAACAAATAAGGCATGGTTAGTCCTATGGACTATGGTGTAATAATTGAGTGTTGAATTATGCCCAAGTTGGAAGTGCCTcgtgtattttttgtgtgtatccCAGAAGCAAACCTTAATTTGATTTtcatgtcttttgttttgtgaactttgatttgtgcaaaaaaaaaaaatggttaatGAAAGTAGCCTTTTGTAGGGAAAAATGATTTTAACTGCACCTTCAGATGTTTAgtcattgttctgttgagcTATTTAAAACATGTAGGATATGTTTTCCCTGTTTCCTGTCatcaaacatattttgaagacaaCAAATCGGTCTCCGATATTATCAATTCTGTATTTGTGATGCAGCAGAATGAACATTTGCTCAATTTAttgaattaaatttgtgtgCAGGTCCTCTTTTTGTAATGCAATGCACAAAGACCCTTTCAGAGGACAGTAGCCTTATAAAGAAAATTAGGCTGAACAGTATTCAGGGTCTATGAAGACCTGTTTGTCAGAACACTAGATAATTATAACATGTAAGCTATCGTTGTCTTATTTTCTGTAACACATGGCACCATCTGAATCCACTTTCTGGTCAGTTGTCGTATAATCTGTACTGTAGCATCTTTGTATTGCACTAAAGGACAGCTACTCGCTTGTTTTTGAATATGTAGTAATGATAGACATTACCTGAATTTATTTTCCTCTCAAGTTCTTTTCCCGGTTTGAATGTGCTAACAATGCCGATCTTTTTGACCTTCAAGTGGAAATATGAGTACTGTGTGTATGGAAAGATGTGTGTTCATAGAGTGATTGGGTGTCACAAGCTATTTCGTGCCAAACATTCTCAGACTGGCATGCTGGTAAATACCATTCATTGATtgtttatgtgttgtgtttctCCATCTGTGCCTTATTCTTGTGTAGACTGAAACACCAGTTTGGTATAAGGATGTATGAGATGCAGTATTATTCTGTTgtgtatttaaaacatttgccaGGATGGAGTTTTAATGAAATGCATGTTCAGCCAGCTATGGTGGGTGGGGAACAAGTTGGTGCGCTGAAATCCAAAAGATCATGGTGGCAGTGAAGTGAGATGTGGGCTCTGAAATATTGAAGATGTTTCTCCTCTTCCCAATCAAGGTCCTGCTCACACTCCACAGATGTGTGTTAAGCTTCGTGATAAGCCaacttaaataatttatatttgtgAAAAGCCACTGTTCAGATTAATTGTACTGTACATAATGTTTATAGACCTATATGTATTAAAGTTTCCTACATCTTGGACATGTCTGTGTCTTTTATTACTCAATGTGATGCAAAAGAAACAACGTTGGTcggcattattttttattatttcatcgAAGTGGTTTTAGAATTATATTGACTTTAAATTCCCAAAGAGGAAAAACGTGCCAACGTTTGTCGAGTTTTTTGTTTGTCCAGCGTGCGCTTGACTCCACCACAGGAACGGCTGCGGTTTCTGAGGTAATGTATTTCATGCCATATTTctgatatttttgaaatataactttaaatatatatcTCAATATATTAATAGCATTAGATTGTATGTTACCTACAGTCAaattatatactatatacagtTGGAGTAATGGTAACGTTCCTTCGATGTATCTCGCATATAATTTATTCCTTCAAAATGGCAGATAATCGAAGAAATCGTAAATCATCTTTTTGCTTCTTGCTTTCTGAAGTTTTGCTGCAATAAAAATTATAGGTTCAATGGTTCAATATATAAACGTTTACCGTTAATACCATCAGATGGCAGTATTAACCAAATGTACAGCACTTTCATTGAAAGCCTTTGACTATTTCACAAACGGCGATCCTAGAGAACATTTCCATAGTAAAATATAAGCAAACAAATGGTGCACAACGCAATACAATAATACACACGTCAAATACAATttaacatgacactttattttgtcttcaaataaataatttacagtatatacaggtGGTGTGTGGCACCGCTTTAGTCCTACATACAAAAACAGCTTTCTGGCATCTCCCATTCAACGttaatacatttgaaaatgttgtcaaTTACTTTTATTTAGTTACAAATCTGATAAACTTTCTCCACATCAAGTTAAAACCAAGTAAGAGCTAAGTTAAAGTTTCGAAACATAAAGTGCTTTTGTTATAAACAACACATAAACACCACAAGTCACACATTTCCTACATATTATTTACTTAAGGACATGACAACTCCTTTTTATTCTCGTACCAAATATGATCCTGTTGTTATTGTGGTGTTTGTGAACacaatatccctttaaatttaaaGGTAAAATTCACCGTACCCTCTGATAAAAAAACACGCACATACTTTTAATACGTCACATTACACATTTAAATCCAAAAAGCACTGGCAACACAAACACGCTTAAGCACACATCATTACAATCATTTTGTATACTTTCAAATTTCTTTGAAGCCATGAACTACATCAACACAATATTTCTTAGCAGTAGTACGGCTTGCAAAACTTTACAGTGTAAGAATAAATTACCATGAAGCAATTCTCTCTCCCTCAAAGAATTCTATATGTATAATTGCATCTAAACCATAATTTCATAGTTAAAACCTCTTACTAAGAGAAAACAAACACTGTTAAGAGAAAAGCATGACAAATGTTCGCATGAAGAAAAGGGCTTTGATGATCTCATTAAGATGTGCGTTGGGCTTCATCTGCCAAAAACTTTCTAGACATGGCCCGTAAGTTTGGGCATGCGCTTCAACCTAATCCTGAAGAGAAAAGTGTACATTATTAACTAGAGAATTGATCTAGACTTATGATCTAACAAACAAGCCATTTTTGGTACGTCCCACCCCTAAAATAGTGACGCTACGTGTCGTATGTTTTGTCACTATACTGCTACTGCTATGGACAATACTGAGTGCCAATACTCCTGTGCCGGCGAATGGCTTAAGAGAGAATTCCCTCCATTTCAAACTGTCACAAGATATGAATGGCAGATGTCCTCAATAGCTCCCTGCACCACAATGTAGTTAGCAGCACCTTCCAATATTATACACAATCAGGACATCTGGTTTGAGCCCAAATATTTAAGTAAACCACAAAGGCCCCATGAGAAAGCAAGAAAGAGAAAATTCAGCTGTTTGGGAAATGTTGGCATCAGAACTTGTTCTTTGGCAAAAAGCCTTTGCCATAAATTCACAGATCTACAGAGTTGCGTGTTAAACGAGGCCTACAGCACAGCCACGTCTACACCCTTTTGAAATGGAAAGCTAGGCGTTACTCTTTAAGAAGCCATAAGGATGACTGATGGATCTGCCTATAGGGCTTGTGGGTCTCATCTCAAACTGCTTAAACTGCATGTGAAACTTGGCTCTCCTTGATTGTTAGGTTAGGTTACTTACTGCAAAATGACAGCATAACTttttcaatttcttttttttcaactCGGTCTTCGACCATACCACTGTATGGCttggattatttgtttttaatgaaactATGGCATTTTTGCTTGTACTCTGTAAACACAAAGATTGTTCTCTATGTGCCTGAAAATGAGTTTGGACTAAATTCAAACATCCAATTTGACAGAAAATACAATCAATATTTTCAATCTTCTAACAACTAAGCAGTGTGGTTGTATATTGTCTGACACTTTGACTGACATAACgaacacatgttttttttataaagtgtAGAGAAGAGCTCTTGGCAGGCAGTAAAATATCTTACTGACCAATGAACTACCACACCAGAGCTACAGTACGACCCTGGGTGCAATATACAGCTATTATGAAACActtcacacagacacaaacataatcacgcacgcacacacaatgacACATGATTTGCTCACTCACACACCACCATTCTCAtttactcacacacacagacaaactaTACAAAAGGCCTGATGTTATGCCTATTAATCTCCACTGTAGACAACATGATTTAATAGTCTGACATGGCCTTGGCCAGGGGGCTTTCTCTAGAAAGCTAACGCTTTTCCAAAGCTGGAGCTTCTTCAAAGAGAGGACTCCTGGCGGCCCTCAATCCTTAGGAGACATTAATAAAAGCTCCTGTCATGTCCTCCAGCCTTGCTCCGGGACACATACTTCACCTCTCACTTGGCATCAAGTGAACTGAAAAACATCTCCAAACTTTTTTTCTGCAAAGGATCATCCCCCTCTTACTCCTGTCAGTGGCATGTCACCCTGGTGGGAACCAGCAGGGTTTAATCTGAACCGAGTCTCGGGACCTCTCAGCACTGCATTCCCCATCACGGAGCAGTTATAGGATCAGCAAGATGACCATAGAGACCGGTGGATCTGCAGGAACGCTCCTACTCTGGGGTCTGATGAATGGACATACATGATGATGGCAAGAGATGAGCGTGACACAAGACACACCAGAATGAAAGCCCTCGGCAGAAGCTCAGGTTCTGGCTGAGAAGCCCAGCCTCTGGTTGATGGAATGCAACACGGTGAgagcagcatatcacatgcatACAGCTTCTTACAATTATCTTCAACAATGAGCGACTAAAGACACATGGAACACAAGTCAGTATACAACCATGCAGTAACAAGGCTGAAGAGGACAAAAAA
Protein-coding regions in this window:
- the chd2 gene encoding chromodomain-helicase-DNA-binding protein 2 isoform X2; this encodes MMKNKNKKQEDEGSTQSNASSNSASEESNRSGSESGSQSESEQGSDRPRSRRSESNSTSDSESHSESESESTGSKSRQTSAQGKDKPVRKKDNLADVKKMWEEHPDIYGVRRSSRSRQEPARLNIGAEGSSGSESESPKRKGSRQKKKEPQTKSSAGKQSQKARKQRKQESSEEEDDDDDDDDDDDDDEEDTPKRQTRRRAATKVSYKEDQNDFETDSDDLIEMAEGAEEQQDDDSETIEKVLETRIGKKGATGASTTFYAVEENGDPGADFDPEKEEGETQFLIKWKGWSYIHNTWESVDSLTQQKVKGIKKLDNFKKKNEELNAWMKRASPEDLEYYNCQQELTNDLSKQFQIVERVIATRTGKSQASSDFSPQKSTSSEPEYLCKWMGLPYAECTWEDGALITKKFQSCVDSFQTRNACKTIPSKDCKVLKQRPRFLPLKKQPSYIGDENLELRDYQLDGVNWLGHSWCRCNSVILADEMGLGKTIQTISFLSYLFHQHQLYGPFLVVVPLSTLTSWQREFNIWAPDMNVVVYLGDVSSRKTIRDYEWIHQQTKRIKFNALLTTYEILLKDKGVLGNINWAFLGVDEAHRLKNDDSLLYKTLIDFRSNHRLLITGTPLQNSLKELWSLLHFLMPEKFESWEDFEDEHGKGRENGYQSLHKVLEPFLLRRVKKDVEKSLPAKVEQILRVDMSAQQKQFYKWILTRNYKALSKGTRGSSSGFLNIVMELKKCCNHGFLIKHPEDSETETAQERLQAVVRGSGKLVLLDKLLTRLRERGNRVLIFSQMVRMLDILADYLSFKRYQFQRLDGSIKGEIRKQALDHFNAEGSEDFCFLLSTRAGGLGINLASADTVVIFDSDWNPQNDLQAQARAHRIGQKKQVNIYRLVTKGTVEEDIIERAKKKMVLDHLVIQRMDTTGRTVLDNNSGNSNSNPFNKEELTAILKFGAEDLFKEAEGEESEPQEMDIDEILRLAETRESDQGLGSATDELLSQFKVANFTMDESTPELEEKPVRDWDDIIPEDQRKKVEEEQKQKEMEDIYMLPRSRSSNKRAQANDSDSDVGSKLKQRTSGSDSESDDSGDDKRPKRRGRPRARKNNVEGFTDAEIRRFIKAYKKFGAPLEKLEAIARDSELVDKSIADLKRLGELLHNSCVTAVQEHEEHMKENPVEAKGPGKRRGINIKISGVQVNAKSIIQHEEDLEPLHKSVPSNPAERSKFQLTCRVKTPHFDVDWDINDDTQLLLGIFEHGYSNWDLIKTDPDLKLSEKILPDDPNKKPQAKQLQMRADYLLKMLKKEQENQDTAKAGDETKAKKRKPRTKKKAPNNELANEISSPRLSDNPSEEGEVKDDGAEKSPTKKKQKKDNKENKEKTGTPKKEKEGEKDKKRCKSKKEKAKPGGKGKKAQGPVHITAGSEPIPIGEEDDELDQETFSICKERMRPVKKALKQLDKPDEGLSVQEQLQHTRTCLLKIGDRITECLKSYSDPEHVKTWRRNLWIFVSKFTEFGARKLHKLYKMAQKKRSQEEEKDQKKKDGPAKKKPFRPEPSGSSRDSTGTHPSANHPPGPPPPHVHHREPYNQSNKRPFPNDDRGDWQRDRKYGYPGNSSQPWQGDRHHPYDTHRYRDHYGDRRPHNDYRSSGSYRNSGSPRKRPYDQYGNDRDHRGHRDYYDRHPDPKRRRSDEYRSPNYHQGGGGHPQDFRRLPDHRGPIGNHGPVGPDHYRPFHPDKPPPLIDPRSPQAQKSPLEPISPAERTGEQKSVTDFNWNSRKT